Genomic segment of Serinicoccus hydrothermalis:
GGCCAGGTGCACCAGGTCCTCCTGCGCGCCACCGAGCGGCTCGCGCTGCTCCAGCTTCTCCTGCAGCACGGCCGTGGCCTCGGCCAGTCCCTCCACCATGTCGGTGTAGGAGTCGGGCACGAACTCGCCGGCGTCCACCGCCGCCTCGGCGCGCCGCGCCAGCACGCGGACGTTGCGGATCGCGAGGTCGAGCGGGGACAGCAGTGCCTTGATCTCCTGGACCTCGGCCCGGTGGACACCGGAGAGCAGCGGGGCCATGCGGGCCGCCGCGGCGGCCTCGGCGGTGGTGCTCTGCAGTGCCTCGAGCTCGGCCGACAGCTGCCGGGCGGTCCGCAGCGCCCGGGTGGCGCGGCCGACGTCCCGGTTGCGCAGGCTCTGCGTGGTGTCGGTGAGCACCTCCGCCAGGTGGCCGACGAGGGCGATGATCCGCTCGCGGGGCCGCTTGGTGGTCGAGCGCATGGGGGCCAGCATGGCGATGATCAGGGCGATGCCGCCGCCGACGGCGGCGTCCAGCCAGCGGCTGAAGGCCTGCCCGTCGTCGGCCACGAGGGTGGTGATGATGACGCCCTGGATCCCGGCCTGCATCATGAGCAGCTGGCCCGCGCCGGCGAGGACGGCCAGGGACATCGCGACGACGCAGACCGCGAAGATCTGCCACAGCCCGGTGCCGAGGTAGTGGACGAAGAGGTCGCCGATCCCCACCCCGATCGCCACCCCGAGGGTCAGCTCGACGATCCGGCGGAGCCGGTCCCCGTAGGTCAGCCCCAGGCAGATCATGGCCGTGATCGGCGCGAAGAAGGGCAGCGGGTGCCCGAGGAGGTCGTGCGCGACGAACCACGCCAGGACCGCCCCGGTGGCGGCCTGGAGGATGAGCCAGGCGCGTGCCCGGAGTCGCAGCACCCGGGTGCGTGCCGCGCGGGGGCTGATCTCCTCGCGGAGCGGGTCGAGGACCACGTGCCCGGCGGCCCGGGCGTGCTCGCGCGCGCTGCTCATGGCACCAGTGTGTCCTAACCCCCTGACCCCCGGCTGGGCTCAGGCGCCCCGGCGGTGGGCGGCGAGGGCGGCGACGTCCTCCTCCTCGCCGGTGACCTCGACCCGGGCCACCTGGTCCCGGCCGAAGGCGTGCAGCAGCAGCTCCAGCGGGGTGCCGGTGATCACGACGCTGCC
This window contains:
- a CDS encoding FUSC family protein, with the translated sequence MSSAREHARAAGHVVLDPLREEISPRAARTRVLRLRARAWLILQAATGAVLAWFVAHDLLGHPLPFFAPITAMICLGLTYGDRLRRIVELTLGVAIGVGIGDLFVHYLGTGLWQIFAVCVVAMSLAVLAGAGQLLMMQAGIQGVIITTLVADDGQAFSRWLDAAVGGGIALIIAMLAPMRSTTKRPRERIIALVGHLAEVLTDTTQSLRNRDVGRATRALRTARQLSAELEALQSTTAEAAAAARMAPLLSGVHRAEVQEIKALLSPLDLAIRNVRVLARRAEAAVDAGEFVPDSYTDMVEGLAEATAVLQEKLEQREPLGGAQEDLVHLARQSTWPHSRAGLSAEVLRAQVRSTVVDLLVLSGMTMAEARRRVPPTRDEIDPA